In Aestuariibaculum lutulentum, one DNA window encodes the following:
- the msrA gene encoding peptide-methionine (S)-S-oxide reductase MsrA has protein sequence MGNKALQLMTVGGGCFWCVEAVFNEIKGVEKVVSGYTGGTAPGKPTYREVCSGLTGHAEVVQITFDANMVSYQDLLLVFMTSHDPTTLNRQGADVGTQYRSVIYFHNDLQKDMAEVVVEEMAPYYDNSIVTEISPLGVFYEAEDYHQNYYANNQEQMYCSAVITPKLVKLRKIHAEKLK, from the coding sequence ATGGGAAATAAAGCATTACAATTAATGACTGTTGGTGGAGGTTGCTTCTGGTGTGTCGAAGCTGTTTTTAATGAAATAAAAGGTGTTGAAAAGGTTGTGTCGGGCTATACCGGTGGAACAGCTCCAGGAAAACCAACATATCGCGAAGTGTGTTCAGGGTTAACCGGTCACGCTGAAGTGGTTCAAATTACGTTTGATGCAAATATGGTATCATATCAAGATTTATTACTTGTGTTTATGACGAGTCATGATCCGACCACTTTAAACCGCCAAGGAGCCGATGTTGGGACACAATACCGTTCAGTGATTTATTTTCATAACGATTTGCAAAAGGATATGGCTGAAGTTGTTGTTGAAGAAATGGCGCCATATTATGATAATTCTATTGTAACAGAAATTAGTCCGTTAGGTGTTTTTTATGAAGCAGAGGATTATCATCAAAATTACTACGCTAACAATCAGGAACAAATGTATTGTAGTGCCGTAATTACACCTAAACTGGTGAAGCTTAGGAAAATCCATGCCGAAAAATTAAAATAA
- the araA gene encoding L-arabinose isomerase translates to MINFKQGEVWFVTGSQHLYGPETLKQVAEHSQEIANAYTANAEIPVNVVFKPTVKTADEIHAICKAANNDDNCIGIITWMHTFSPAKMWIAGLTALQKPFLHLHTQFNRDIPWGTIDMDFMNLNQSAHGGREFGFLVSRLRKNRKVVVGHWKNEKVIKQVADWCRVANAVADSRRMKVARFGDNMRQVAVTDGNKVSAQIKFGYEVNGYGIGDLVDFVDQITDAQVDRLVQEYDDTYVMAQKIKADGAMRQSLRDAAKIELGMRAFLENGGYSAFTDTFEDLHGMKQLPGIATQRLMASGYGFGGEGDWKTSALVRTMKVMGAGLEGGNSFMEDYTYHFDPENTTCLGSHMLEICPTIAKGDVSCEIHPLGIGGKEDPVRLVFNSAAGKALNASVVDMGNRFRMLVNKVEAVEIKDEMPNLPVARVLWDAKPDLQTAAAAWIHAGGAHHTCYSQNISAESLEDYADIMDIEFLLIDEKTDLYRFKQELRWNDAAYAINKGF, encoded by the coding sequence ATGATTAATTTTAAACAAGGCGAAGTTTGGTTTGTAACAGGAAGTCAACACCTGTACGGACCTGAAACCTTAAAACAGGTTGCTGAACATTCACAAGAAATTGCAAATGCCTATACGGCAAATGCTGAGATTCCGGTAAATGTAGTTTTTAAGCCAACAGTTAAGACGGCAGATGAGATTCACGCGATTTGCAAAGCTGCAAATAACGATGATAACTGTATTGGTATTATTACTTGGATGCATACGTTCTCTCCGGCAAAAATGTGGATTGCTGGTTTAACGGCTTTACAAAAACCATTTTTGCACTTACATACGCAGTTTAATAGAGATATTCCTTGGGGAACTATCGATATGGACTTTATGAACTTAAACCAATCGGCACATGGTGGCCGTGAGTTCGGGTTCTTAGTATCGCGTTTACGTAAAAACCGTAAAGTGGTTGTAGGTCACTGGAAAAATGAAAAAGTTATCAAACAAGTAGCAGACTGGTGTCGTGTGGCTAATGCCGTAGCAGATAGCCGTCGTATGAAAGTGGCTCGTTTTGGTGATAACATGCGTCAGGTTGCTGTAACCGATGGAAACAAAGTATCAGCTCAAATTAAATTTGGATACGAAGTTAACGGTTACGGAATTGGAGATTTAGTAGATTTCGTTGATCAAATTACCGATGCACAAGTAGACCGTTTAGTACAAGAGTACGACGATACTTATGTAATGGCTCAAAAAATTAAAGCTGATGGCGCGATGCGTCAATCGTTAAGAGATGCGGCTAAAATTGAGCTAGGTATGCGTGCATTCTTAGAGAACGGTGGGTATTCTGCATTCACTGATACATTCGAAGATTTACACGGTATGAAACAATTACCAGGTATCGCAACGCAGCGTTTAATGGCAAGCGGTTACGGTTTTGGTGGCGAAGGCGACTGGAAAACGTCTGCTTTAGTGCGTACTATGAAAGTTATGGGAGCTGGTCTTGAAGGTGGTAACAGTTTCATGGAAGACTACACGTACCACTTCGATCCAGAAAATACGACGTGTTTAGGATCACACATGTTAGAAATCTGTCCTACAATTGCTAAAGGCGATGTGTCTTGCGAGATTCACCCGTTAGGAATCGGTGGAAAAGAAGATCCTGTTCGTTTAGTATTCAACAGTGCAGCTGGTAAAGCTTTAAATGCTTCTGTTGTTGATATGGGTAACCGTTTCAGAATGTTAGTAAACAAAGTTGAAGCTGTTGAAATTAAAGACGAAATGCCTAACTTACCAGTAGCTCGCGTGCTTTGGGATGCGAAACCAGATTTACAAACAGCTGCTGCTGCTTGGATTCATGCTGGTGGTGCCCACCATACATGTTACAGTCAGAATATATCTGCAGAGTCCCTAGAAGATTATGCTGATATTATGGATATTGAATTCTTATTAATCGATGAGAAAACCGATTTATACAGATTTAAGCAAGAGTTACGTTGGAATGACGCAGCTTATGCAATAAACAAAGGATTCTAA
- a CDS encoding protein adenylyltransferase SelO has protein sequence MNLKIDNTFINSLPADAIQENSRRQVEQACYSFVAPKQTANPKLLHVSEAMLDNLGLSKTDVESDTFLKVFTGNEIYQNTKPYAMCYGGHQFGSWAGQLGDGRAINLFEVNHNNQRWAVQLKGAGETPYSRTADGLAVLRSSIREYLCSEAMHYLGVPTTRALSLALSGDQVMRDMLYNGNSAYEKGAIVTRVSPSFLRFGNFEIFAARQDVDNLKKLVDFTIKEHYPDLGEPGKETYLAFFKEVTNRTLEMIIHWQRVGFVHGVMNTDNMSILGLTIDYGPYGWLEGFDYGWTPNTTDREHKRYRYGNQPNIGLWNLFKLANALYPLIEEAEPLEAILDAYKIDFDKKSFEMMRSKLGLENEDVFDKSLIQDLEDNLLLLETDMTIFFRNLGLFKKENYLEGTRLVEQAFYAPSELTGEVINKWQAWFQRYADRLQQESLSDEERQVKMNKINPKYVLRNYMAQLAIDAANNGDYKLIDELFQLLKQPYDEQPSQEKWFVKRPEWARHKVGCSMLSCSS, from the coding sequence ATGAACCTTAAAATAGATAATACATTCATAAATAGTTTACCTGCCGATGCGATACAGGAAAATTCAAGGCGTCAGGTAGAACAGGCGTGCTATTCGTTTGTTGCACCAAAACAGACAGCTAACCCAAAGTTACTTCATGTGTCTGAGGCGATGTTGGATAACCTGGGTTTGTCAAAAACGGATGTTGAAAGCGACACGTTTTTAAAGGTGTTCACAGGTAATGAAATCTATCAAAATACAAAACCTTATGCCATGTGCTACGGCGGACATCAGTTTGGTAGCTGGGCAGGGCAATTAGGTGACGGGCGAGCCATTAATTTATTTGAGGTTAATCATAATAATCAACGTTGGGCCGTTCAGCTAAAAGGAGCAGGAGAGACACCGTATTCCAGAACAGCTGATGGATTAGCGGTCTTGCGTTCATCTATTCGAGAGTATCTTTGTAGCGAAGCGATGCATTATCTGGGCGTACCAACTACTCGTGCTTTGTCTTTAGCTTTGTCAGGCGATCAGGTTATGCGAGATATGTTGTATAATGGTAATTCCGCTTACGAAAAAGGAGCCATTGTTACGCGTGTTTCACCAAGTTTTTTACGTTTTGGTAACTTCGAAATTTTTGCTGCTCGACAAGATGTTGATAACTTAAAGAAATTAGTTGATTTTACCATAAAAGAGCATTATCCAGACTTAGGTGAACCAGGTAAAGAAACCTATCTGGCTTTCTTTAAAGAAGTAACGAATCGTACGTTGGAAATGATTATTCACTGGCAACGTGTAGGTTTTGTTCATGGGGTTATGAATACCGATAATATGTCTATTTTAGGATTAACCATAGATTACGGACCTTATGGTTGGTTGGAAGGCTTCGATTATGGCTGGACGCCAAATACAACCGATAGAGAGCATAAGCGCTATCGCTACGGTAATCAACCCAACATCGGTCTTTGGAATCTCTTTAAGCTGGCAAATGCATTGTATCCATTAATTGAAGAAGCAGAACCTTTGGAAGCTATTTTAGATGCTTACAAAATAGATTTTGATAAGAAATCTTTTGAAATGATGCGAAGCAAACTTGGATTAGAAAATGAAGATGTTTTCGATAAATCATTAATTCAGGATCTCGAAGATAATCTGTTGTTGTTAGAAACCGATATGACCATTTTCTTTAGAAACCTGGGGCTGTTTAAAAAAGAAAATTATCTGGAAGGTACCCGATTGGTTGAGCAAGCTTTTTATGCGCCTTCAGAATTAACCGGTGAAGTTATTAATAAATGGCAGGCATGGTTTCAACGTTATGCAGACCGATTACAACAGGAATCTTTATCTGATGAAGAGCGTCAGGTAAAAATGAATAAGATAAATCCCAAATACGTACTCCGAAATTATATGGCACAACTGGCTATCGATGCCGCCAATAATGGAGATTATAAATTAATAGACGAGTTGTTTCAGCTGTTAAAACAGCCTTATGACGAACAACCAAGTCAGGAAAAATGGTTTGTGAAACGCCCAGAATGGGCAAGGCACAAAGTTGGCTGTTCTATGTTATCCTGTAGTTCTTAA
- a CDS encoding GAF domain-containing protein, which yields MIDINENTPSPFDLRISFNKLIEHYERLATSEDEFIASKARKVLEVQEPYPILRDGFSDPDYFETYKKEIKLILQDSFSEVLSNNEIKTASMPFKDVVFNASNRFKKIIEEAGEGFELKMKNMPENDIYIMSCAVILNACYGYNLNFKRPILYEIPDAEGIMRFYKIAYNADFIEIIPTENAPKITQDDFNELIDNFKDIELWKTKFPPKSYLFKGFVISNMFDVTDDQSISNMKSTLIAESKHESKQFMGEFQSIFQSLLGIKDLQVGFSIYNKTDDSFDCVHEQGIESFLLKDIEESPCKTVLCEASYKALINKNTSYSISDVDKYYEMSKGKVAQFRILKEQGIKSAIFAPISDKNELLGILEIVSKTPKILNSVNANKLVDVMPFILSAVKRSKREYENLIEAVIQQECTSIHSSVSWKFENAARQFLKDKQEVGNNAVFSKISFQNVYPLFGQIDVKGSSEVRNLATKRDLELQLTLVNSIIHDVLAEETLPIYGQLKFQIDSYRKQLNEDFKVDSEQQIANFLKQEIEPLFKFFMAKKEMYRETIEDYFSKIDPNLNVVYHYRKDFDKTIALINKNMASVLDEKQKDAQQMYPHYFERFKTDGVEHNMYIGEAITKEESFNTIYLYNLRLWQLQVMCEMENDYYQNRHKYPVQLDVASMILVFNQPLTISFRMDEKQFDVDGTYNARYEVVKKRVDKAVIKGTGKRVTEKGKITIIYSQKADEIEYLEYIKFLQHKKLLNNEVEIVELEDLQGVTGVKAIRVGILYQQEENAKEFYSYDDLMKTIKA from the coding sequence ATGATAGATATCAACGAAAATACACCATCGCCTTTCGATTTGCGAATAAGTTTCAATAAACTTATTGAGCATTATGAGCGCTTAGCAACAAGCGAAGACGAATTTATTGCTTCAAAAGCCCGTAAAGTTTTAGAGGTACAGGAACCGTATCCTATTTTAAGAGATGGTTTCAGTGATCCTGATTATTTTGAAACTTATAAAAAGGAAATTAAACTTATTTTACAGGATTCGTTTAGTGAAGTGTTAAGCAATAATGAAATTAAAACAGCATCAATGCCTTTTAAAGATGTTGTGTTTAATGCGTCAAATCGATTTAAAAAAATAATTGAAGAAGCAGGCGAAGGTTTTGAGTTGAAAATGAAAAATATGCCTGAGAATGATATTTATATCATGTCTTGTGCGGTTATTTTAAATGCGTGTTACGGGTATAATTTAAATTTTAAGCGTCCTATTTTATACGAAATACCGGATGCTGAAGGGATTATGCGTTTTTATAAAATTGCGTATAATGCCGATTTCATAGAAATTATTCCTACCGAAAATGCACCTAAAATTACTCAGGATGACTTTAATGAGTTAATCGATAATTTTAAAGATATTGAACTTTGGAAAACGAAGTTCCCACCAAAGAGTTACCTGTTTAAAGGTTTTGTGATTTCGAACATGTTCGATGTCACCGATGATCAGTCGATATCGAATATGAAGTCTACTTTAATAGCCGAAAGTAAACATGAAAGCAAACAGTTTATGGGCGAATTTCAGTCTATATTTCAGTCGCTTTTAGGGATTAAGGATTTACAGGTTGGTTTTTCGATTTACAATAAAACAGATGATAGTTTCGACTGTGTTCACGAGCAGGGCATAGAAAGTTTTTTATTAAAAGATATAGAAGAGTCGCCTTGTAAAACGGTATTGTGTGAGGCTTCTTATAAAGCATTAATTAATAAAAATACCTCATATTCTATTTCAGATGTCGACAAGTATTACGAGATGTCTAAAGGGAAGGTTGCTCAATTTAGAATACTAAAGGAGCAGGGCATTAAGAGTGCTATTTTTGCGCCTATTTCAGATAAAAATGAATTGTTAGGTATTTTAGAGATCGTTTCGAAAACCCCTAAAATTCTAAATAGCGTTAATGCGAATAAGCTGGTAGATGTGATGCCGTTTATTTTATCGGCTGTAAAGCGTTCTAAGCGTGAATATGAAAATTTAATCGAGGCAGTTATTCAGCAGGAATGTACTTCAATTCATAGTAGTGTAAGCTGGAAATTTGAAAATGCAGCACGTCAGTTTTTAAAGGATAAACAAGAGGTTGGTAATAATGCTGTGTTTAGTAAAATTAGCTTTCAAAATGTGTATCCGTTATTCGGACAAATAGATGTTAAAGGTTCTTCAGAAGTAAGAAATCTGGCGACTAAACGCGATTTAGAACTTCAGTTAACATTGGTGAATAGTATTATTCATGATGTACTTGCAGAAGAAACACTACCCATTTACGGACAATTAAAATTTCAAATAGATAGTTATAGAAAACAGCTTAATGAAGATTTTAAAGTAGATAGCGAACAGCAGATAGCTAATTTCCTTAAACAGGAAATAGAGCCGTTGTTTAAGTTTTTTATGGCTAAAAAGGAGATGTATCGCGAAACGATAGAAGATTATTTTAGTAAGATAGATCCGAATCTAAACGTAGTGTATCATTACCGAAAGGATTTCGATAAAACCATTGCGCTTATCAATAAAAATATGGCTTCTGTTCTGGATGAAAAGCAGAAAGATGCTCAGCAAATGTATCCGCATTACTTCGAACGTTTTAAAACCGATGGGGTAGAGCATAACATGTACATTGGTGAAGCTATTACCAAAGAAGAAAGTTTTAATACTATATATCTGTATAATTTAAGGTTATGGCAGTTACAGGTGATGTGTGAAATGGAGAATGATTATTACCAAAACCGTCATAAGTATCCGGTGCAGTTAGATGTTGCTTCCATGATTTTGGTGTTTAATCAGCCGTTAACCATTAGTTTTAGAATGGATGAAAAACAGTTTGATGTTGATGGGACTTACAATGCACGTTACGAGGTAGTTAAAAAGCGTGTAGATAAAGCCGTTATTAAAGGTACAGGAAAACGTGTTACCGAAAAAGGTAAAATAACCATTATCTACTCTCAAAAAGCAGATGAAATAGAATATTTAGAATATATTAAATTCCTTCAGCATAAAAAGTTATTAAATAATGAAGTTGAAATTGTTGAATTGGAAGACCTACAGGGCGTTACCGGTGTAAAAGCCATTCGTGTAGGGATCTTATACCAACAGGAGGAAAATGCCAAAGAATTTTATTCGTACGACGATTTAATGAAAACTATCAAGGCTTAG
- a CDS encoding sodium/sugar symporter, producing MTSGFETWDYAVFIAYAILILGVGLWVSRDKGEHQKNAEDYFLASKSLPWWAIGTSLIAANISAEQFIGMSGSGFAVGIAIASYEWMAALTLIIVGKYFLPIFIEKGLYTIPEFVEKRFSTNLKTILAVFWIALYIFVNLASVLYLGGLAIETIMGIDMMYAIIGLALFAAAYSLYGGLSAVAWTDVIQVVFLVLGGLITTYLALNTVSNGEGILVGFSKVVEAAPEKFHMVLDEFNSDGSVNSNYLDLPGIWVLIGGLWVANIYYWGFNQYIIQRTLAAKSLRESQKGILLAAFLKIIIPLIVVIPGIAAYVMVNDPEIMSNLGDLAQMNMPSETQADKAYPWLLQFLPTGLKGVAFAALAAAVVSSLASMLNSTATIFTMDIYKQYINKNANDKTTVNVGRITAAIALLIGVIMAPLLGGIDQAFQFIQEYTGIVSPGILAVFILGLFWKKTTNKAAIFGALSSIPIALGLKFLPIPGLEPWMHQMGITALLTMLIIVLVSYLEHNGQDDAKGIKLTKQLFQTSPLFNVGAFAILIILTVLYSLFW from the coding sequence ATGACATCAGGATTTGAAACATGGGACTATGCTGTATTTATAGCATATGCCATATTAATTTTAGGTGTAGGCCTATGGGTATCGCGAGACAAAGGCGAACATCAAAAAAATGCAGAAGACTATTTTTTAGCAAGTAAATCGCTACCTTGGTGGGCCATTGGTACATCACTTATTGCTGCAAATATTTCTGCGGAACAGTTTATTGGCATGTCTGGCTCTGGATTTGCCGTTGGTATTGCCATAGCTTCCTACGAGTGGATGGCAGCCCTAACACTTATTATTGTAGGAAAATATTTTCTGCCCATTTTCATCGAAAAAGGTCTTTACACAATTCCAGAATTTGTTGAAAAACGATTCTCTACGAACCTAAAAACCATATTAGCTGTATTTTGGATTGCTCTCTACATATTTGTAAACTTAGCATCTGTTTTATACTTAGGAGGCTTAGCCATCGAAACAATAATGGGTATTGATATGATGTATGCCATTATTGGGCTAGCCCTTTTTGCAGCTGCCTATTCGCTATACGGTGGTTTATCGGCTGTAGCCTGGACCGATGTCATACAAGTAGTTTTCTTGGTTTTAGGAGGTCTAATTACTACCTATCTAGCTTTAAATACGGTTTCTAATGGGGAAGGCATTTTAGTAGGCTTTTCAAAGGTTGTTGAAGCTGCTCCGGAAAAATTTCATATGGTTCTTGATGAATTTAATTCCGATGGTAGTGTAAACTCCAACTATCTGGATTTGCCTGGAATATGGGTATTAATTGGCGGATTATGGGTTGCCAATATTTATTACTGGGGATTCAACCAGTATATTATTCAACGTACATTGGCTGCGAAATCACTTAGAGAATCGCAAAAAGGAATTCTTTTAGCAGCATTTCTTAAAATAATAATTCCATTAATTGTGGTTATTCCTGGTATAGCAGCGTATGTTATGGTTAATGACCCTGAGATTATGTCGAATTTGGGAGATCTAGCCCAAATGAATATGCCAAGTGAAACCCAGGCTGATAAAGCCTACCCTTGGTTACTACAATTTTTACCCACTGGACTTAAAGGTGTGGCATTTGCAGCCTTAGCTGCAGCTGTAGTTTCCTCGTTAGCTTCTATGCTTAATTCTACCGCTACCATTTTTACAATGGATATTTACAAACAATACATTAATAAAAATGCCAACGATAAAACCACGGTTAATGTTGGACGTATAACCGCAGCTATAGCTTTACTTATTGGTGTAATAATGGCACCTTTATTAGGAGGAATCGATCAGGCATTCCAGTTTATTCAAGAATATACAGGTATTGTAAGCCCAGGAATTTTAGCGGTATTTATTCTCGGACTATTTTGGAAAAAAACAACAAATAAAGCAGCCATATTTGGAGCCCTTTCATCTATACCAATCGCTTTAGGTTTAAAATTTTTACCTATCCCTGGTTTAGAACCATGGATGCATCAAATGGGTATTACCGCATTATTAACCATGTTAATAATTGTTTTGGTGAGTTACTTAGAACATAACGGTCAAGATGACGCTAAAGGCATAAAACTAACAAAACAACTATTTCAAACGTCACCACTTTTTAATGTTGGCGCCTTTGCAATTTTAATTATTCTAACGGTATTGTATAGTCTGTTTTGGTAA
- the msrB gene encoding peptide-methionine (R)-S-oxide reductase MsrB gives MLTWKDIINFAVNGNPEPDTRVEKTEEAWKEQLTPEQYRITRHKGTEAPHTGALCLSYEEGKYNCVCCDTPLFDSTIKFSSGTGWPSFTQPIKSNAVKYEKDVSFGMVRVEIMCNTCDAHLGHVFPDGPEPSGLRYCVNSESLTLQTVEESN, from the coding sequence ATGTTGACTTGGAAAGACATTATAAATTTTGCGGTTAATGGTAACCCAGAACCAGATACTCGAGTTGAAAAAACAGAAGAAGCATGGAAGGAGCAATTAACACCTGAACAATATAGAATTACACGCCATAAAGGTACCGAAGCGCCACACACCGGAGCGCTTTGTTTATCTTATGAAGAAGGGAAATATAATTGTGTATGTTGCGATACGCCGTTATTCGATTCTACGATTAAGTTTAGTTCAGGAACAGGGTGGCCAAGTTTCACACAACCTATTAAATCCAATGCTGTTAAATATGAAAAAGATGTGTCATTCGGAATGGTTCGCGTAGAAATTATGTGTAATACCTGCGATGCACATTTAGGTCATGTATTTCCAGATGGACCGGAACCAAGTGGATTGCGTTACTGCGTAAATTCCGAATCATTAACATTACAAACCGTAGAAGAATCAAATTAA
- a CDS encoding Pycsar system effector family protein — protein MSQLIETTESFVFNLFKSQLDQTFLYHNLTHTERVLRSLREIISNSDISQEDAEMLQLAALLHDTGYINSRENHEEESVKIATEFLKENQVNQSTIEAISNCILATKFEGKPTTELEKIIRDADSSHFGKPYFDEASEFLRKELEIQGVKNYSTSEWLDENIKVLTKKHEFYTDYALQNWQKQKEENLSKLIKQKKKLKDQLNKEKLKARYKAQYKSESPERGIQTFYRVALRNHIKLSDIADTKANILLSVNAIIISLVLSNLFSKLDNPSNAYLIIPTAIFTTSSVISMVLSIIATRPNVTRGQFSKEDVANKNVNLAFFGNFHKMELNEFEWAISELLKDKDYLYTALTKDLYFLGKVLDRKYRILRITYSCFMIGIIVSVLAFAISFKLMN, from the coding sequence ATGTCGCAATTAATAGAAACCACCGAATCGTTTGTTTTTAATTTGTTTAAATCGCAATTAGACCAGACCTTTTTATATCATAACCTTACACATACCGAACGTGTTTTAAGAAGCCTTCGAGAAATCATATCAAATTCAGATATTAGTCAGGAAGACGCTGAAATGCTACAGTTAGCTGCCTTACTTCATGATACGGGTTATATTAATTCCAGAGAAAATCATGAAGAAGAAAGTGTAAAAATTGCGACCGAATTTTTGAAAGAAAATCAGGTTAATCAGTCTACCATTGAAGCTATTAGTAATTGTATCCTGGCGACCAAATTTGAAGGCAAACCAACAACCGAATTAGAAAAAATTATTCGAGATGCCGACTCATCACACTTTGGCAAACCTTATTTTGATGAAGCCAGTGAATTTTTAAGGAAAGAACTTGAAATTCAAGGTGTAAAAAACTATTCAACTTCAGAATGGTTGGATGAAAACATTAAAGTATTAACTAAAAAACACGAGTTTTACACCGATTACGCTTTACAAAACTGGCAAAAACAAAAAGAAGAGAATTTAAGTAAGCTTATTAAGCAAAAGAAAAAATTAAAAGATCAATTAAACAAAGAAAAGCTTAAAGCCAGATACAAAGCGCAATACAAAAGTGAAAGCCCGGAGCGCGGTATTCAAACCTTTTATCGTGTTGCTTTAAGAAACCATATTAAATTGAGCGATATTGCCGATACTAAAGCCAACATTCTGCTTTCGGTAAATGCCATTATTATTTCGTTGGTGTTATCTAATCTGTTTTCAAAATTAGATAATCCGAGTAACGCTTATTTAATTATACCTACCGCCATATTTACAACTTCGAGTGTTATTTCTATGGTTTTATCTATTATCGCGACCCGACCAAATGTAACACGTGGCCAGTTTTCAAAAGAAGACGTTGCTAACAAAAATGTAAATTTAGCCTTCTTTGGAAACTTCCATAAAATGGAATTAAACGAGTTTGAATGGGCTATTAGTGAGCTTTTAAAAGACAAAGACTATTTATACACAGCTTTAACCAAAGACTTATACTTCTTAGGAAAAGTACTTGACCGCAAATACCGTATTTTACGTATTACCTACTCTTGCTTTATGATAGGCATTATTGTATCAGTATTAGCTTTCGCTATTTCGTTTAAACTAATGAATTAA
- a CDS encoding solute:sodium symporter family transporter, whose protein sequence is MSILSFVAFTLLVAVIAWWSTRKTDENSSDGYFLGGRSLTGPVIAGSLLLTNLSTEQIVGMNGVSFRDGIPIMAYEVVAAIAMVFTAFVLLPKYLKSGIATIPQFLENRYGKSTKTIVSLLFLLGYAISMLPTVLYSGALAINTMFDIPEMLGMDPEPALWVTVWAIGIIGSIYAIFGGLKAVAVSDSINAVGLIIGGSLIPIFGLMKIGDGSVFQGLKTLTTTLPEKFNIIGGPDSDVPFATLFTGMLIVNFYYWGTNQAIIQRALGAKNLKEGQKGLLLAAFIKILGPFIVVLPGIIAFYLFNGDLANADEAYPMVVKAVLPVAFIGFFAAVLFGAILSSFNSALNSSVTLFGLDFYKEYINHDASERQVVKAGKIFGIVLAVFSMAIAPLLYGVEGGIFTYLQELNGTHSVPILAIILVGIFSKRVSGKAANISILFSVVTYLTTLYVIKPDISFLHLMGILFVLTVIIMYVVSSFIPRETDYNQEYTKQVDITPWQYLKPVGFAVVAAVIALYIYLS, encoded by the coding sequence ATGAGTATTTTATCTTTTGTCGCTTTTACTTTGTTGGTTGCTGTAATTGCATGGTGGTCAACAAGAAAAACAGATGAGAATTCATCTGATGGGTATTTCTTAGGAGGAAGGAGTCTTACAGGGCCTGTAATTGCAGGGTCGCTATTACTTACTAACTTATCAACAGAACAAATTGTGGGAATGAATGGTGTGTCGTTTAGAGACGGTATTCCAATTATGGCTTACGAAGTTGTAGCAGCCATTGCAATGGTGTTCACAGCGTTTGTTTTATTACCTAAGTACCTTAAAAGTGGTATTGCAACCATTCCTCAGTTTTTGGAAAACCGTTACGGTAAGAGCACAAAAACAATTGTCTCATTATTATTCTTGTTAGGGTATGCTATCTCAATGCTTCCTACAGTATTGTACTCTGGGGCATTAGCTATTAATACCATGTTTGATATTCCTGAAATGTTAGGAATGGATCCGGAACCAGCATTATGGGTTACGGTTTGGGCTATCGGTATTATTGGTAGTATCTATGCGATTTTCGGTGGATTAAAAGCGGTAGCTGTATCCGATTCTATTAATGCCGTAGGTTTAATCATAGGAGGGTCGTTAATTCCAATTTTCGGTTTAATGAAAATCGGCGATGGAAGTGTTTTTCAAGGTTTAAAAACATTAACAACAACATTACCTGAGAAATTTAATATTATTGGTGGACCAGATTCTGATGTACCCTTCGCAACCTTATTTACAGGCATGTTAATTGTAAATTTCTACTATTGGGGGACCAATCAGGCTATTATTCAAAGAGCCTTAGGAGCTAAAAACTTAAAAGAAGGTCAGAAAGGATTATTATTAGCTGCATTCATTAAAATTTTAGGACCATTTATCGTAGTACTTCCAGGTATTATTGCATTTTATTTATTTAATGGAGACTTAGCAAATGCCGATGAAGCTTATCCAATGGTGGTAAAAGCGGTATTACCGGTAGCATTTATCGGGTTCTTTGCAGCTGTACTTTTCGGTGCGATTTTAAGTTCTTTCAATAGTGCCTTAAACAGTTCGGTTACTTTATTCGGTTTAGATTTCTATAAAGAATATATCAACCACGATGCTTCAGAAAGACAAGTGGTAAAAGCCGGTAAAATCTTCGGAATTGTTTTAGCTGTATTCTCTATGGCAATTGCGCCATTATTATATGGTGTTGAAGGTGGAATTTTCACGTATTTACAAGAGTTAAACGGAACACACAGTGTGCCAATTTTAGCTATTATTTTAGTTGGAATCTTTTCGAAGAGAGTATCAGGAAAGGCGGCCAACATATCGATCTTATTTAGTGTGGTAACATACTTAACAACTTTATACGTTATTAAGCCAGATATTAGTTTCTTACACTTAATGGGTATTTTGTTTGTATTGACAGTAATCATCATGTACGTAGTAAGTTCTTTTATACCAAGAGAAACAGACTACAATCAGGAGTATACAAAACAAGTGGATATTACGCCTTGGCAGTATTTAAAGCCAGTTGGTTTTGCTGTTGTTGCGGCTGTGATAGCGCTTTACATTTATTTATCATAA